A single genomic interval of Anolis carolinensis isolate JA03-04 chromosome X, rAnoCar3.1.pri, whole genome shotgun sequence harbors:
- the gpn3 gene encoding GPN-loop GTPase 3 isoform X2 yields the protein MVQHCEALNRSVQVVNLDPAAEHFDYHVMADIRELIEVDDVMEDDSLRFGPNGGLVFCMEYFTSNFDWLEECLGHVEDDYILFDCPGQIELYTHLPVMKQLVEQLQQWEFRVCGVFLVDSQFMVESFKFISGAMAALSAMISLEIPQVNVMTKMDLLSKKAKAEIEKYLDPDMYSTLEDSTGLLKSKQFKKLTKAICGLIDDYSMVRFLPLDRSDEESITIVLQHIDFAIQYGEDLEFKEPKENEENKPSAFDEFFQERVDE from the exons ATGGTCCAGCACTGCGAGGCCCTGAATCGCTCGGTGCAAGTGGTAAACCTGGACCCCGCAGCGGAGCACTTTGACTATCATGTCATGGCAG ATATCCGAGAGTTAATCGAAGTGGACGACGTCATGGAAGACGATTCCCTGCGCTTCGGCCCCAATGGCGGCTTGGTGTTTTGCATGGAATATTTCACGAGTAACTTTGACTGGCTGGAGGAATGCCTTGGGCATGTCGAAGACGATTATATCCTTTTTGATTGCCCAG GTCAGATTGAACTCTATACCCATTTGCCGGTGATGAAGCAGTTGGTCGAACAACTGCAGCAGTGGGAGTTCCGGGTCTGCGGGGTCTTCCTTGTCGATTCTCAATTCATGGTGGAATCCTTTAAG TTTATCTCTGGTGCCATGGCAGCCCTCAGCGCAATGATATCCTTAGAGATCCCTCAAGTAAATGTCATGACGAAAATGGACTTGCTGAGCAAGAAAGCCAAAGCTGAAATTGAAAA GTACCTGGACCCTGACATGTATTCAACGCTGGAAGATTCTACAGGTTTGCTCAAAAGCAAGCAGTTTAAGAAGCTGACTAAAGCTATCTGTGGGTTG ATCGATGACTACAGCATGGTTCGGTTTTTGCCTTTGGACCGCTCCGACGAGGAGAGCATCACCATTGTGCTGCAGCACATCGACTTTGCCATTCAGTACGGGGAAGATCTGGAGTTCAAAGAGCCCAAG GAAAACGAGGAGAATAAACCTTCCGCTTTCGATGAGTTCTTCCAAGAGCGAGTGGATGAGTGA
- the denr gene encoding density-regulated protein: MEAAESVIVDSKGDQRCNTRPDADYPLRVLYCGVCSLPTEYCEYMPDVSKCRQWLEKNFPNEFAKLTVEKSPKQESGIGEGQGITGEEEEKKKQKRGGRGQIKQKKKTVPQKVTIAKIPRAKKKYVTRVCGLATFEIDLKEAQRFFAQKFSCGASVTGEDEIIIQGDFTDDIIDVIQEKWPEVDDDSIEDLGEVKK; this comes from the exons ATGGAGGCAGCTGAGTCGGTGATTGTCGATTCGAAAGGAGACCAAAGGTGCAACACCAGGCCAGACGCAGACTATCCTCTCCGGGTCCTCTACTGCGGAG TTTGCTCATTGCCAACAGAG TACTGCGAATACATGCCCGACGTGTCAAAATGCAGGCAATGGCTAGAGAAGAATTTTCCAAACGAGTTTGCAAAACTTACTGTAG aaaaatctcccaaacaagaATCTGGAATTGGAGAAGGTCAAGGAATAACTggtgaagaggaggagaaaaaaaagcaaaagagag GTGGAAGAGGTCAGataaaacagaagaagaaaacggTCCCTCAGAAAGTCACGATAGCAAAAATTCCAAGGGCAAAGAAGAAATATGTGACAAGAGTTTGTGGTCTCGCAACTTTTG AAATCGACCTTAAGGAAGCACAAAGATTCTTTGCTCAGAAGTTCTCTTGTGGTGCCTCAGTGACGGGAGAGGATGAAATAATAATTCAAGGGGACTTTACAGATGACATCATTGATGTCATCCAGGAAAAGTGGCCAGAG GTTGATGATGATAGCATCGAAGATCTGGGAGAAGTCAAGAagtga
- the anapc7 gene encoding anaphase-promoting complex subunit 7 gives MSVVDHVREMAAAGLHSNVRLLSGLLLTMSGNNPELFSPSQKYQLLVYHADSLFHDKEYRNAVSKYTMALQQKKALSKTSKVRPSTGNGASTPQNQCLPSEIEVKYKMAECYTMLKQDKDAIAILDGIPSRQRTPKINMMLANLYKKAGQERSSVTSYKEVLRQCPLALDAILGLLSLSVKGAEVASMTMNVIQSIPNLDWLSVWIKAYAFVHTGDNTRAINTICSLEKKSLLRDNVDILGSLADLYFRAGDNKNAILKFEQAQMLDPYLIKGMDVYGYLLAREGRLEDVENLGCRLFNISDQHAEPWVVSGCHSFYSKRYSRALYLGAKAIQLNSNSVQALLLKGAALRNMGRVQEAIIHFREAIRLAPCRLDCYEGLIECYLASNGLREATVMANNVYKTLGANAQTLTLLATVCLEDPVAQEKAKTLLDKALTQRPDYIKAVVKKAELLSREQKYDDGIALLRNALANQSDCILHRMLGDFLVAVNEYQEAMDQYSIALSLDPNDQKSLEGMQKMEKEESPTDATQEEDVDDMEGSGEEGDLEGSDSEAAQWADQEQWFGMQ, from the exons ATGAGCGTGGTGGACCATGTGCGGGAGATGGCGGCGGCGGGGCTGCACTCCAACGTCAGGCTCCTGAGCGGCCTCCTCCTTACCATGAGCGGCAACAACCC TGAGTTGTTTTCCCCGTCACAGAAGTATCAGCTGCTTGTGTACCATGCTGATTCTCTTTTCCACGACAAGGAGTACCGAAATGCCGTCAGTAAGTACACAATGGCCTTGCAGCAGAAGAAAGCCTTGAGTAAAACATCCAAAGTCAGGCCTTCGACCGGGAATGGGGCATCTACTCCTCAAAACCAG TGCCTGCCTTCTGAAATCGAAGTGAAGTACAAAATGGCAGAGTGCTACACAATGTTAAAGCAAGACAAAGATGCCATTGCCATTCTTGACGGGATCCCTTCCAGACAGAGAACTCCAAAG ATTAACATGATGCTGGCGAACCTGTATAAAAAGGCGGGCCAGGAACGCTCCTCTGTGACAAGTTACAAAGAAGTTCTGAGACAGTGCCCACTTGCTCTTGATGCCATCCTAG gtttgttgtcgcTCTCAGTGAAAGGTGCAGAAGTTGCCTCTATGACGATGAATGTGATCCAGAGTATCCCAAACTTGGATTGGCTTTCAGTGTGGATCAAAGCATATGCATTTGTGCACACAGGAGATAACACAAGAGCCATTAACACCATCTG CTCACTGGAAAAAAAGTCACTCTTGAGGGATAATGTGGATATACTGGGCAGCTTAGCAGATCTGTATTTCAGAGCTGGTGACAATAAGAATGCCATTCTAAAATTTGAGCAAGCACAGATGTTGGATCCATATTTAATAAAAG gAATGGACGTGTATGGGTACTTGTTAGCCCGTGAAGGTCGCTTGGAGGATGTGGAGAATCTAGGCTGTCGGCTTTTCAATATTTCTGATCAGCACGCTGAGCCTTGGGTGGTGTCGGG GTGTCATAGTTTCTATAGCAAGCGCTACTCCCGGGCTTTGTATTTAGGAGCCAAAGCAATTCAGCTAAATAGCAACAGCGTCCAAGCGTTGCTGCTGAAAGGGGCAGCTCTTCGAAACATGGGCAGAGTGCAAGAAGCCATCATCCATTTCCGCGAAGCTATACGGCTCGCTCCTTGCAGGCTGGACTGCTACGAAG GCCTCATTGAGTGCTACTTGGCATCAAATGGTCTCCGCGAAGCCACGGTTATGGCCAATAATGTGTACAAAACCCTGGGAGCCAATGCACAGACGCTGACTCTTTTGGCCACTGTTTGTCTGGAAGATCCTGTGGCACAGGAGAAAGCAAAAACTTTACTGGACAAAGCGTTGACGCAGCGCCCCGATTACATCAAAGCAGTGGTTAAAAAGGCAGAGCTTCTCA GCCGGGAACAGAAGTATGACGATGGGATTGCTTTGCTGAGGAATGCTCTGGCCAACCAGAGTGACTGCATTCTGCATCGAATGTTAGGAGACTTCCTCGTAGCTGTTAATGAGTATCAGGAAGCCATGGACCAGTACAGTATTGCTCTAAG TTTGGATCCAAACGATCAGAAGTCACTGGAGGGAATGCAGAAGATGGAGAAAGAGGAAAGCCCTACCGATGCTACCCAGGAAGAAGATGTGGATGACATGGAAGGCAGTGGAGAGGAAGGAGATCTAGAAGGTAGTGACAGTGAGGCAGCCCAGTGGGCGGATCAGGAGCAGTGGTTTGGCATGCAGTGA
- the arpc3 gene encoding actin-related protein 2/3 complex subunit 3, with protein sequence MPAYHSTLMDSDTKLIGNMALLPIKSQFKGPAPRETKDMDIIDEAICYFKANVFFKNYEIKNEADRTLIYVTLYISECLKKLQKCNAKGQGEKEMYTLGITNFPIPGEPGFPLNALYARPVNKQEEEIMRAYLQQLRQETGLRLCEKVFDPQSDKPSKWWTCFVKRQFMNKSLSGPGQ encoded by the exons ATGCCG GCCTATCATTCTACTCTGATGGATTCAGACACCAAACTGATTGGGAACATGGCTTTGCTCCCAATTAAAAGCCAGTTTAAAGGGCCAGCGCCCAGAGAAA CAAAGGATATGGACATCATTGACGAAGCCATCTGCTACTTCAAAGCAAACGTCTTCTTCAAAAATTACGAAATCAAG AATGAGGCCGACCGAACCTTGATCTATGTCACACTCTACATTTCAGAGTGCTTGAAAAAACTGCAGAAG TGCAATGCCAAGGGCCAAGGCGAGAAGGAGATGTATACATTGGGAATCACCAACTTCCCGATCCCTGGAGAGCCAGGTTTCCCACTGAACGCGCTCTATGCCAGGCCAGTAAACAAGCAAGAGGAAG AGATCATGAGAGCCTACCTACAGCAGCTGAGGCAAGAGACGGGCCTGAGGCTTTGCGAAAAGGTTTTCGATCCCCAGAGTGACAAACCTAGCAAG TGGTGGACCTGTTTTGTGAAGCGGCAGTTCATGAACAAGAGCCTGTCGGGTCCAGGGCAGTGA
- the gpn3 gene encoding GPN-loop GTPase 3 isoform X1, which translates to MPRFAQLVMGPAGSGKSTYCSTMVQHCEALNRSVQVVNLDPAAEHFDYHVMADIRELIEVDDVMEDDSLRFGPNGGLVFCMEYFTSNFDWLEECLGHVEDDYILFDCPGQIELYTHLPVMKQLVEQLQQWEFRVCGVFLVDSQFMVESFKFISGAMAALSAMISLEIPQVNVMTKMDLLSKKAKAEIEKYLDPDMYSTLEDSTGLLKSKQFKKLTKAICGLIDDYSMVRFLPLDRSDEESITIVLQHIDFAIQYGEDLEFKEPKENEENKPSAFDEFFQERVDE; encoded by the exons ATGCCTCGCTTTGCCCAGCTCGTGATGGGCCCCGCGGGGAGCGGAAAG AGCACCTACTGCTCCACGATGGTCCAGCACTGCGAGGCCCTGAATCGCTCGGTGCAAGTGGTAAACCTGGACCCCGCAGCGGAGCACTTTGACTATCATGTCATGGCAG ATATCCGAGAGTTAATCGAAGTGGACGACGTCATGGAAGACGATTCCCTGCGCTTCGGCCCCAATGGCGGCTTGGTGTTTTGCATGGAATATTTCACGAGTAACTTTGACTGGCTGGAGGAATGCCTTGGGCATGTCGAAGACGATTATATCCTTTTTGATTGCCCAG GTCAGATTGAACTCTATACCCATTTGCCGGTGATGAAGCAGTTGGTCGAACAACTGCAGCAGTGGGAGTTCCGGGTCTGCGGGGTCTTCCTTGTCGATTCTCAATTCATGGTGGAATCCTTTAAG TTTATCTCTGGTGCCATGGCAGCCCTCAGCGCAATGATATCCTTAGAGATCCCTCAAGTAAATGTCATGACGAAAATGGACTTGCTGAGCAAGAAAGCCAAAGCTGAAATTGAAAA GTACCTGGACCCTGACATGTATTCAACGCTGGAAGATTCTACAGGTTTGCTCAAAAGCAAGCAGTTTAAGAAGCTGACTAAAGCTATCTGTGGGTTG ATCGATGACTACAGCATGGTTCGGTTTTTGCCTTTGGACCGCTCCGACGAGGAGAGCATCACCATTGTGCTGCAGCACATCGACTTTGCCATTCAGTACGGGGAAGATCTGGAGTTCAAAGAGCCCAAG GAAAACGAGGAGAATAAACCTTCCGCTTTCGATGAGTTCTTCCAAGAGCGAGTGGATGAGTGA